The following coding sequences are from one Pseudomonadota bacterium window:
- a CDS encoding copper resistance CopC family protein has protein sequence MKRNQTIRALVGASVFSLSVAAHAHSPLQSTVPPEGATLDTAPKVITLSFTRDFRVTRVTATRVSEQPVVLNTGHITAFTRSVDVPLESTGVGDYRIEWRGLSGDGHVQTGAFTFTVR, from the coding sequence ATGAAGCGAAATCAAACGATCCGAGCTCTGGTTGGTGCGTCGGTGTTCTCGTTGTCCGTGGCGGCGCACGCGCATTCGCCACTCCAATCCACGGTGCCGCCCGAAGGGGCGACGCTCGATACTGCTCCGAAGGTCATCACACTGAGCTTCACACGGGACTTCCGCGTGACACGCGTCACCGCGACACGTGTCAGCGAGCAACCCGTCGTGCTGAATACCGGCCACATCACGGCATTCACACGGTCTGTCGACGTGCCACTGGAGTCCACGGGCGTCGGAGACTACCGGATCGAGTGGCGTGGTCTCAGCGGTGACGGCCATGTCCAGACGGGCGCGTTCACGTTCACCGTGAGGTGA